From Curtobacterium sp. SGAir0471, the proteins below share one genomic window:
- a CDS encoding response regulator: protein MADVTVFLVEDQALLRTATAMLVGAQPGLRLVGDAADGDTAIERVTRLRPQVVLMDIRMPGTDGIAATRQITATTDSRVLLLTSFETDDNVLAGSDAGASGFLPKETEPAELARAVHAVAEGAAFASPHATNLLLERARLRGVFRPASSPPFELLSDREREVALLVARGLSNAEISRALFISEATVKTHVARTLRVYGLRSRVQVAVLAHRSGWVDD, encoded by the coding sequence GTGGCTGACGTCACCGTGTTCCTCGTCGAGGACCAGGCCCTCCTCCGCACCGCCACCGCCATGCTCGTGGGCGCCCAGCCCGGCCTCCGTCTCGTCGGCGACGCCGCGGACGGTGACACCGCGATCGAGCGCGTCACCCGCCTCCGGCCCCAGGTGGTCCTCATGGACATCCGGATGCCGGGCACCGACGGCATCGCGGCGACGCGGCAGATCACCGCCACGACGGACAGCCGGGTGCTCCTGCTGACGTCGTTCGAGACAGACGACAACGTGCTCGCGGGCTCCGACGCGGGAGCCAGCGGGTTCCTGCCCAAGGAGACCGAACCGGCCGAACTGGCGCGGGCCGTGCACGCTGTCGCGGAGGGTGCAGCCTTCGCCTCCCCGCACGCGACGAACCTGCTCCTGGAGCGCGCCCGGCTGCGCGGCGTGTTCCGGCCGGCGTCGTCGCCGCCCTTCGAGCTCCTCTCCGACCGGGAGCGCGAGGTCGCCCTGCTGGTCGCGCGCGGCCTGTCGAACGCGGAGATCAGCCGGGCGCTGTTCATCAGCGAGGCGACCGTGAAGACCCATGTGGCCCGGACGCTCCGGGTGTACGGGCTCCGCAGCCGCGTGCAGGTCGCCGTGCTCGCACACCGCTCCGGCTGGGTCGACGACTGA
- a CDS encoding sensor histidine kinase has translation MTFVAVAAVCWGWGPDGRPVFAYSGWEWALPAGAVTTFALARRRAPWLVLAVAIVLEGMTRRADIAAEPFTTGIALFSLADLRGRRQALLALALTLAALGLSVPLADRSPAGLALCAVVALLAVWLGLRFRRDRDAVDRADRLERQVRAERERTRVAELERTAAEHRVNVGRSVHDTLTNTACLSARLADVATVAVRRDDHRAALDAVAQIARVNRQGLAEIRALVRDLVDDDVAGEAGSVVASIDDVLSAARRAGLPIRASVQGAPASGELLGIAVRVLRECLANAIRHAEPDRVEVTIAFEDGARDDPSGHPERDGHPERDGHPGGRCRIEVVNDGVDPARTGSPDGGVGTISLRALAEEHGGTFASGPGADGTWRVCFTATTEGGRRG, from the coding sequence GTGACGTTCGTCGCCGTCGCCGCCGTCTGCTGGGGGTGGGGACCCGACGGGCGACCGGTGTTCGCGTACTCCGGATGGGAGTGGGCGCTCCCCGCCGGGGCCGTCACCACCTTCGCCCTCGCCCGCCGGCGCGCACCGTGGCTGGTGCTCGCCGTCGCGATCGTGCTCGAGGGGATGACCCGACGCGCCGACATCGCCGCTGAACCCTTCACGACGGGGATCGCCCTGTTCTCACTCGCAGACCTCCGCGGTCGGCGGCAGGCGCTGCTCGCGCTCGCCCTGACCCTGGCGGCCCTCGGCCTGTCCGTCCCGCTCGCCGATCGGTCGCCCGCGGGACTCGCCCTCTGCGCCGTCGTCGCCCTGCTCGCCGTGTGGCTCGGGCTGCGGTTCCGGCGGGACCGCGACGCGGTCGACCGGGCGGACCGACTCGAACGACAGGTGCGCGCCGAACGCGAGCGCACTCGCGTGGCCGAGCTCGAGCGGACCGCGGCCGAGCACCGGGTCAATGTCGGACGCAGCGTCCACGACACCCTGACGAACACGGCGTGCCTCTCCGCCCGGCTCGCCGACGTCGCGACCGTCGCCGTGCGGCGGGACGACCACCGCGCAGCGCTCGACGCAGTCGCGCAGATCGCCCGGGTGAACCGCCAGGGTCTGGCCGAGATCCGTGCCCTGGTGAGGGACCTCGTCGACGACGACGTGGCGGGCGAGGCCGGGTCGGTCGTCGCCAGCATCGACGACGTCCTGTCCGCCGCACGGCGGGCCGGGCTCCCGATCCGCGCCTCCGTCCAGGGCGCCCCCGCGAGCGGCGAGCTCCTCGGCATCGCCGTCCGCGTGTTGCGCGAGTGCCTCGCGAACGCGATCCGGCACGCCGAGCCGGACCGGGTGGAGGTGACCATCGCGTTCGAGGACGGCGCCCGCGACGACCCCAGCGGGCACCCCGAGCGCGACGGACATCCCGAGCGCGACGGGCACCCCGGCGGCCGGTGCCGCATCGAGGTCGTGAACGACGGCGTCGATCCTGCCCGGACCGGGTCACCCGACGGCGGTGTCGGCACGATCAGCCTGCGCGCACTGGCCGAGGAGCACGGCGGGACGTTCGCGTCCGGGCCGGGGGCGGACGGCACCTGGCGTGTGTGCTTCACGGCGACCACGGAGGGAGGCCGGCGTGGCTGA
- a CDS encoding DedA family protein: MTTALTLPPTMSLPAGATATAAGSRPEGTEDLGGLSGFVLQLIDALGEWGVALMLFVETVFPPIPSEVILPLAGFLAGAGQMNLVLVLVLATLGSYLGALVLYWLGAVIGFERTVRLLGRLPLVDEDDFRKAADWFHRHGRSAVFFGRFVPIVRSLISLPAGADRMHLVPFSVFTIIASGIWNSALVLLGAAFGTQYDKVEQYTEWIDRVLYVAIAVVVVTFVVRRIRRVRAERAEQRAVAQDAQDAQDTGSTGAVRGRRRATSADD, from the coding sequence ATGACGACCGCCCTCACGCTGCCGCCGACGATGTCCCTGCCCGCGGGTGCGACCGCCACCGCCGCGGGCTCCCGACCGGAGGGCACGGAGGACCTCGGGGGCCTGTCGGGCTTCGTGCTGCAGCTCATCGACGCACTGGGGGAGTGGGGCGTCGCCCTGATGCTCTTCGTCGAGACGGTGTTCCCGCCGATCCCGTCCGAGGTCATCCTGCCGCTCGCGGGCTTCCTGGCCGGTGCCGGGCAGATGAACCTCGTGCTCGTGCTGGTGCTGGCGACGCTCGGGTCGTACCTCGGCGCGCTCGTGCTCTACTGGCTCGGTGCCGTCATCGGGTTCGAGCGGACCGTGCGACTGCTGGGGCGACTGCCGCTCGTCGACGAGGACGACTTCCGCAAGGCGGCCGACTGGTTCCACCGGCACGGCAGGAGCGCGGTCTTCTTCGGCCGCTTCGTGCCGATCGTGCGCAGCCTGATCTCGCTGCCCGCCGGCGCGGACCGGATGCACCTGGTGCCGTTCTCCGTCTTCACGATCATCGCCAGCGGCATCTGGAACAGCGCGCTCGTGCTGCTCGGTGCGGCGTTCGGCACGCAGTACGACAAGGTCGAGCAGTACACCGAGTGGATCGACCGGGTGCTCTACGTCGCGATCGCGGTCGTGGTCGTCACGTTCGTGGTCCGGCGCATCCGCCGGGTCCGCGCCGAGCGGGCGGAGCAGCGCGCGGTGGCGCAGGACGCGCAGGACGCGCAGGACACGGGGTCGACCGGTGCCGTCCGCGGACGCCGTCGTGCGACGTCCGCGGACGACTGA
- a CDS encoding DUF2945 domain-containing protein, whose translation MALSKGDEVHWNTSQGKTTGKLVEKKTKDFTFDGQDFKPTDDDPYWIVESEKSGNKAAHKESALTKK comes from the coding sequence GTGGCGCTGTCGAAGGGCGACGAGGTGCACTGGAACACCTCGCAGGGCAAGACCACCGGCAAGCTCGTCGAGAAGAAGACGAAGGACTTCACGTTCGACGGTCAGGACTTCAAGCCGACGGACGACGACCCGTACTGGATCGTCGAGTCGGAGAAGTCCGGCAACAAGGCCGCCCACAAGGAGTCGGCCCTCACGAAGAAGTGA